In Paraburkholderia terrae, a genomic segment contains:
- the sugE gene encoding quaternary ammonium compound efflux SMR transporter SugE, producing the protein MSWALLGVAGLFEIAFAFGMKWSEGFTRLIPALFTVGTGLSSVFLLSLSLRTLPVGTGYAVWTGIGAAGTALLGIVVLGDSAAPMRILCIALILAGVIGLKLVASN; encoded by the coding sequence ATGTCATGGGCTTTACTGGGTGTCGCAGGCCTGTTTGAAATCGCGTTCGCTTTCGGCATGAAGTGGTCGGAAGGATTCACGCGATTGATACCTGCGCTGTTCACCGTCGGCACCGGCTTGTCGAGTGTCTTTCTTCTTTCACTGTCGCTGCGTACGTTGCCTGTTGGAACGGGCTATGCCGTCTGGACGGGTATCGGCGCGGCGGGTACGGCGCTGCTGGGCATCGTGGTACTGGGCGACTCCGCGGCGCCTATGAGGATACTTTGCATCGCCCTCATTCTGGCCGGCGTCATCGGACTCAAGCTGGTCGCCAGCAATTGA
- a CDS encoding carboxymuconolactone decarboxylase family protein, protein MNNRIDYAKASPEGYKAFGGVYVTLQNSGLSKELVDLVYLRVSQINGCAFCIDMHTRDLVKRGVTVNKLALVSVWREAGAVFSDRERIALAWAEAVTRVAETRVPDADYEAAAAEFSDKELADLTYAIGLMNAFNRLGVAFRTPPQH, encoded by the coding sequence ATGAACAACCGCATCGACTACGCAAAGGCATCGCCTGAAGGTTATAAGGCGTTCGGCGGCGTATACGTCACGCTGCAGAATTCCGGCCTTTCGAAAGAACTGGTCGATCTCGTTTATCTGCGCGTTTCGCAGATCAACGGATGCGCGTTCTGCATCGACATGCACACCCGCGATCTCGTCAAGCGCGGCGTCACGGTCAACAAGCTCGCACTCGTGTCCGTCTGGCGCGAAGCAGGCGCAGTGTTCAGCGACCGCGAGCGGATCGCACTGGCGTGGGCGGAAGCCGTGACACGCGTGGCCGAAACCCGCGTGCCCGACGCCGACTATGAAGCCGCAGCCGCCGAATTCAGCGACAAGGAACTCGCGGACCTCACCTACGCGATCGGCTTGATGAACGCATTCAACCGGTTGGGCGTCGCATTCCGCACGCCACCGCAACACTGA
- a CDS encoding PLP-dependent aminotransferase family protein produces the protein MNASKSSPLSPLDPASASPFYRQIYDRFCAAIAGGMLKPGDRIPSARALANELGLSRGTVDTAYSLLTAEGYIEARGQAGTIVTPGLKPRTLVAATQPKPAESTDEPSFRPDSILPFQMGLPALDAFPRKIWARLGARCVRAMQASDMVHPSVFGLPELRTAIAAYLQMSRGIDCSPSQVFVTSGYRHSLGLIAHTLLKPGDRVWHEDPGFPPTREVLARLNIAAVSVPVDSEGMVVSDALRLAPRARAAVVTPAHQSPLCVSLSLPRRLALLDWASRNNAWVIEDDYDGEYRYVSRPLPALKSLDHDGRVLYAGTFSKVLLPSLRLAYLVVPEALVEQFEQSIHAFAGGSPELTQTIVATFIAEGHFARHIQRMRKLYAERREAAVEGLESVLGRHLRIDSQPGGMHLILRLQGRRSDRRLVSRMRADGLYGEALTDWTTNRDGASAVLVSFTNIDSRRTAENLASRILTLI, from the coding sequence ATGAACGCCTCGAAATCCAGCCCGCTTTCGCCGCTCGATCCCGCCTCGGCCTCGCCCTTCTACCGGCAGATTTACGATCGGTTTTGCGCCGCTATCGCTGGCGGCATGCTGAAGCCGGGTGACCGGATACCCTCGGCACGCGCGCTGGCGAACGAATTGGGTTTGTCGAGAGGCACCGTCGACACAGCCTATTCACTGCTGACGGCCGAGGGCTATATCGAGGCGCGCGGCCAGGCAGGCACGATCGTGACGCCTGGCCTCAAGCCGCGAACGCTCGTCGCCGCCACGCAGCCCAAACCGGCTGAAAGTACTGACGAGCCCAGTTTCCGGCCCGATTCGATCTTGCCCTTCCAGATGGGCTTGCCCGCTCTCGATGCCTTTCCGCGAAAGATCTGGGCGCGCCTAGGCGCGCGATGCGTACGCGCCATGCAAGCTTCCGACATGGTTCATCCGTCCGTATTCGGCTTACCCGAATTGCGGACCGCGATTGCCGCCTACCTTCAGATGTCGCGCGGGATCGACTGCTCGCCCTCGCAGGTTTTCGTGACCTCGGGATACCGTCACAGCCTCGGGTTGATCGCTCATACGTTGCTGAAGCCGGGGGACCGTGTATGGCATGAAGACCCTGGCTTTCCGCCTACACGGGAAGTATTGGCGCGCCTGAATATCGCCGCTGTGTCCGTACCCGTCGATAGTGAAGGCATGGTCGTTTCCGATGCGCTGCGACTCGCGCCCAGGGCGCGCGCAGCCGTTGTGACACCCGCGCATCAGAGTCCGCTTTGCGTGTCGCTATCGTTGCCACGGCGCCTCGCGCTGCTGGACTGGGCCTCGCGCAACAACGCATGGGTGATCGAGGATGACTACGACGGCGAGTACCGTTACGTCAGTCGCCCTTTGCCTGCGTTGAAGAGTCTGGATCACGACGGCAGAGTCCTTTACGCGGGCACGTTCAGCAAGGTTCTGCTGCCCTCCCTTCGCCTTGCGTATCTTGTCGTGCCGGAAGCGCTGGTCGAACAGTTCGAACAATCCATTCACGCTTTCGCAGGCGGCAGCCCCGAACTGACCCAGACGATCGTCGCGACCTTCATCGCTGAAGGACATTTCGCGCGGCACATACAACGCATGAGAAAGCTCTATGCCGAGCGTCGCGAAGCGGCCGTAGAGGGTCTGGAAAGCGTGCTAGGGCGACACCTGCGAATCGACTCGCAGCCAGGCGGCATGCATCTGATCTTGCGCCTGCAAGGCCGGCGCTCCGACCGCCGGCTGGTGTCGCGCATGCGCGCAGACGGTCTGTACGGAGAAGCCTTGACGGACTGGACGACGAATCGCGATGGCGCTTCCGCCGTGCTCGTCAGCTTCACGAATATCGACTCGCGGCGTACTGCCGAGAATCTCGCCAGTCGCATCCTGACGCTGATATGA
- a CDS encoding TIGR00730 family Rossman fold protein, with product MALRSIRSVAVFCGSNHGASETYADAARALGRILAEAGMTVIYGGTTNGLMAVVADAALAAGGKVHGVTTETLHLRGQSHPGLTMCEIAPSLQLRKARMIELADAFIALPGGIGTVEELMQVWSMNQLSEIDKPVGLLNSAGFFGAFLQFIDHMVDTKFLPAAHRHSICVDADAAGLVDQLRSYTHTDVPKWL from the coding sequence ATGGCGTTGCGTTCAATCAGGTCAGTCGCCGTATTTTGTGGCTCGAACCACGGCGCCTCGGAGACTTACGCCGACGCCGCGCGAGCGCTCGGCCGGATTCTGGCGGAGGCCGGGATGACGGTCATCTATGGCGGCACGACGAACGGTCTGATGGCTGTCGTCGCGGATGCTGCACTCGCTGCGGGCGGCAAAGTGCATGGTGTGACCACGGAAACCCTGCACCTGCGCGGACAGTCGCATCCCGGGCTGACAATGTGCGAGATCGCGCCGAGCCTGCAGCTTCGCAAAGCCCGCATGATCGAACTCGCGGATGCCTTTATTGCCTTGCCAGGCGGAATCGGGACGGTCGAAGAACTGATGCAGGTATGGTCGATGAACCAGCTTTCGGAGATCGACAAACCCGTGGGCCTGTTGAACTCCGCGGGCTTCTTCGGCGCGTTTCTGCAGTTCATCGATCACATGGTAGACACGAAATTCTTGCCGGCAGCGCACCGTCATTCGATATGCGTGGATGCGGATGCAGCGGGCCTCGTCGACCAGCTCCGCAGCTATACACACACGGATGTGCCCAAGTGGCTATAG
- a CDS encoding MFS transporter, with protein MTAVPAHEPQGKHQSKKAAASGWIGSALEYYDFFIYATASALIFPQIFFPKGNATTAIVASLATYGVGYVARPIGAFVLGHLGDTHGRKQVLLACMFLMGFSTIGVGLLPTYDQVGLLAPLFLVILRLVQGFAVAGEISGASSMILEHAPFGRRGFYSSFTLQGVQAGQILAAAVFLPLAHYMPAEQFNVWGWRIPFLLSFVVIIAGWVIRRKVDETPAFKEEGERTTRARSPVIDAFKYSTPNMLRVICMALMNVIPVVATIFGAAYAVQPAYGIGFAKDMYLWIPVVGNIVAVVVIPYVGNLSDKIGRKPPIIVGSLLSGLLAFAYLYAISIHSVPLAFVISILMWGVVYQGYNAVFPSFYPELFPTATRVSAMAIAQNIGTAITAMLPALFTAVAPPGSNNIWLTVGALAFAITIIAALAAFSARETYRVHMDELGQPDAHPVDKTEYDAARAAAFAH; from the coding sequence ATGACCGCAGTCCCGGCTCACGAGCCCCAGGGTAAGCATCAATCGAAGAAGGCCGCCGCCAGCGGCTGGATCGGATCGGCGCTTGAATACTACGATTTCTTCATCTATGCGACCGCATCGGCGCTGATCTTTCCGCAGATATTCTTTCCCAAGGGCAATGCCACAACCGCGATCGTCGCTTCGCTGGCGACGTACGGCGTGGGCTACGTGGCGCGGCCGATCGGTGCCTTCGTGCTCGGCCACCTCGGCGACACGCACGGCCGCAAGCAGGTACTGCTGGCCTGCATGTTCCTGATGGGCTTTTCGACGATCGGCGTTGGCCTGCTGCCCACGTATGATCAAGTCGGGTTGCTGGCGCCCCTGTTCCTCGTGATCCTGCGTCTGGTGCAGGGCTTCGCGGTGGCGGGCGAAATCTCCGGCGCAAGCTCGATGATTCTGGAGCACGCGCCGTTTGGCCGTCGCGGCTTCTACTCCAGCTTCACGCTGCAAGGCGTGCAGGCCGGGCAGATTCTGGCTGCCGCCGTGTTCCTGCCGCTCGCGCACTACATGCCCGCCGAGCAGTTCAATGTCTGGGGCTGGCGCATTCCGTTCCTGCTGAGCTTCGTGGTCATCATCGCGGGCTGGGTCATTCGCCGCAAGGTTGACGAGACGCCCGCGTTCAAGGAAGAAGGCGAGCGCACGACGCGTGCCCGCTCGCCCGTAATCGATGCGTTCAAGTACAGCACGCCGAACATGCTGCGCGTGATCTGCATGGCGCTGATGAACGTGATCCCCGTCGTGGCGACCATCTTCGGCGCGGCGTATGCGGTGCAGCCGGCCTACGGCATCGGCTTCGCGAAGGACATGTACCTGTGGATCCCCGTCGTCGGCAACATCGTGGCCGTGGTGGTGATTCCGTACGTCGGCAACCTGTCGGACAAGATCGGCCGCAAGCCGCCCATCATCGTCGGTTCGCTGCTGTCGGGCTTGCTGGCGTTCGCGTATCTCTACGCCATCAGCATTCACAGCGTGCCGCTCGCCTTCGTGATCTCGATCCTGATGTGGGGCGTGGTCTATCAGGGCTACAACGCCGTCTTCCCGAGCTTCTACCCCGAACTGTTCCCGACGGCCACCCGCGTCTCGGCGATGGCGATTGCGCAGAATATCGGCACCGCGATCACCGCGATGCTGCCCGCGCTGTTCACGGCCGTGGCGCCTCCGGGATCCAACAATATCTGGTTGACGGTCGGCGCCCTTGCTTTCGCGATCACCATCATCGCCGCACTGGCCGCGTTCAGCGCCCGCGAGACGTACCGTGTTCATATGGACGAACTCGGCCAGCCTGACGCTCACCCCGTCGACAAAACCGAGTACGACGCTGCGCGGGCTGCGGCATTCGCCCACTGA